A part of Alkalinema sp. FACHB-956 genomic DNA contains:
- a CDS encoding TetR/AcrR family transcriptional regulator codes for MISTKKKDRGSIDRARDSRKTEQILQGAMQEFLAKGYAAASMDRVAAAAGVSKATVYSHFTDKETLFKTLVQQMAQGKIQAIMSHLDDSLEPRLALRQLMTLAMDDCCGSQEFQDFKRMLVGVSGQFPELAKAFVEHLSKPGIQALTEYLKKCPAFDFPDPEATARVAIGAIVHHSLLQHILHGAEIIPMEPERIVAALEYLLFPPDKSS; via the coding sequence ATGATTTCTACAAAAAAGAAGGATAGGGGATCGATCGATCGCGCCCGTGACTCTCGCAAAACGGAGCAAATTTTGCAGGGGGCGATGCAGGAATTTTTGGCGAAGGGCTATGCAGCAGCCAGCATGGATCGGGTGGCGGCGGCAGCGGGGGTGTCCAAGGCCACGGTCTACAGTCACTTTACGGATAAGGAAACATTGTTTAAAACCCTGGTGCAACAGATGGCCCAGGGGAAAATTCAAGCCATTATGAGTCATCTGGATGACAGTCTCGAACCGCGTCTAGCGCTGCGGCAGTTGATGACATTGGCGATGGATGATTGCTGTGGGAGCCAAGAATTTCAGGATTTTAAGCGCATGTTGGTGGGGGTTTCTGGGCAGTTTCCTGAACTGGCTAAAGCCTTTGTCGAACATCTCAGCAAGCCGGGGATTCAAGCCTTGACGGAGTATTTAAAAAAATGCCCTGCCTTTGATTTTCCTGATCCGGAAGCCACTGCACGGGTGGCGATCGGTGCGATCGTTCACCACAGCTTGCTCCAGCACATTCTGCACGGTGCAGAAATTATTCCCATGGAGCCGGAGCGCATTGTGGCAGCCCTAGAATATTTGCTGTTCCCGCCGGACAAATCGTCCTAG
- a CDS encoding biotin/lipoyl-binding protein, whose product MIAFKEWPEKIFNSKPLIVTGVAALAIGVLGTRFVLQTPPPTETSTSAAAQTAPEIRSVSALGKLEPAGTIVSVFANGGSEGVRVEALRVQEGDRVKKGDVIAILSNEKRLQSALQQAQEQVRVAQARLAQVKSGAKSGEIAAQRSEIARLEAQRTGDLNTQAAVVARLEAERTGDLNAQNAVVARLEAEVANAKVEFERYDNLFTVGGISASSRDSKHLAWQTAQKQLQESRAALERTRESRTQQINEAKAALARTQTAQAEQIAAADSTLDRIAEVRPVDVQAAQAEVAQAQAAVTKAQADLEQAYVIAPQDGVILKIYTYAGERIGTEGVVDIGRTQQMTALVEVYESDVKRLEVGQSATVTSEAIEGELTGKVSEIGRKVLRQNVINTDPSANTDSRVIEVRITLDDRSTAKAEKFTNSQVTAKIALN is encoded by the coding sequence ATGATTGCATTTAAAGAATGGCCAGAGAAAATTTTCAACAGCAAGCCCCTAATCGTCACCGGCGTAGCGGCTCTGGCCATTGGGGTTCTTGGTACACGGTTCGTATTACAGACTCCTCCGCCCACCGAAACAAGCACCTCAGCCGCTGCCCAAACCGCCCCGGAAATTAGGAGCGTTTCCGCGCTGGGCAAGCTAGAACCTGCGGGCACGATCGTCAGCGTGTTTGCCAATGGGGGATCGGAAGGGGTGCGGGTCGAAGCGTTGCGCGTGCAGGAGGGCGATCGGGTGAAGAAAGGGGATGTCATTGCGATCCTCAGCAACGAGAAGCGCCTACAATCCGCCCTACAGCAGGCGCAGGAGCAAGTACGAGTGGCCCAAGCCCGTCTCGCACAGGTGAAGTCTGGGGCCAAATCCGGGGAAATTGCAGCGCAGCGATCGGAGATTGCCCGCTTAGAGGCCCAGCGCACCGGGGATTTGAATACCCAAGCAGCCGTCGTCGCCCGACTGGAAGCCGAACGCACCGGGGATTTGAATGCCCAGAATGCCGTGGTGGCTCGATTAGAGGCGGAAGTGGCCAATGCCAAGGTGGAATTTGAACGCTACGACAATCTCTTCACTGTGGGCGGAATTTCTGCGTCCTCGCGGGACAGCAAACACCTCGCTTGGCAAACCGCCCAAAAACAACTCCAGGAATCCCGTGCGGCCCTAGAGCGCACGCGAGAAAGCCGCACCCAGCAAATCAATGAGGCCAAGGCAGCACTAGCCCGCACCCAAACGGCCCAAGCCGAGCAGATTGCCGCTGCGGATTCCACCCTCGATCGCATTGCGGAAGTGCGCCCCGTTGATGTGCAAGCGGCCCAGGCAGAAGTGGCCCAAGCCCAAGCTGCGGTTACCAAAGCCCAGGCCGACCTAGAACAGGCGTATGTCATCGCCCCCCAGGATGGCGTCATTCTCAAAATCTACACCTATGCGGGCGAACGGATTGGCACTGAAGGAGTCGTCGATATTGGCCGCACTCAACAAATGACGGCCTTGGTGGAAGTGTACGAAAGTGATGTCAAACGGTTAGAGGTGGGTCAATCCGCCACTGTAACGAGCGAGGCGATCGAAGGCGAACTGACGGGCAAAGTCAGCGAAATCGGTCGCAAAGTGCTACGCCAAAACGTGATTAACACCGATCCCAGCGCCAATACAGATTCCCGCGTGATCGAAGTGCGGATTACCTTGGATGACCGATCGACGGCCAAAGCTGAAAAGTTCACCAACTCTCAAGTCACCGCCAAAATTGCACTCAATTAA